A single window of Gossypium arboreum isolate Shixiya-1 chromosome 13, ASM2569848v2, whole genome shotgun sequence DNA harbors:
- the LOC108464505 gene encoding abrin-a-like, translated as MKVWIAVLIVSWAYWISIVEPSCCIAVTENEHKLKIYTVRFTTERATRNSYLMFMKDLYNALTERADRSGDIPILPPRSAQPTDPRQYVLVELSNGYQTVTLALNVSNVYILGYHASAGSYFFSDVPNDVRNALFPGSSGLPFTGRYGALEGAAGVGDRREIPLGMNELRQHIDNLNCINPNNNRAPIARALIVCIQMVSEAARMRNIQQQILAVAEPHADGTYGTFNPDGLMTEYETSWEDISSAIQSATDGIFASAVRLVYDAQELVLSTLRQVIFIIALMPMECNPRPNLQFLRMSTSTSSLRSSGLVDNSDTCEKVLAPTSHITGQNGFCVDVYEGIYHDGNKVILWECGQNQANQLWTLTSNDNTIRSGGKCLTTYGYSSQNYVMIYDCDTAVPDATKWEIRSDGTIRNPRSGLVLTGSRDSSGMINLVVDHKFDASRQTFYASNNTKPAVTTIVGYKGMCLLASGSRVWLEDCVSNDAKQQWAIYPDGTIRPQKNRNGCLKYANDYSGLVNVATCDGFVEERWVFRNDGTILHKMTEMVMDVHDPTATLLEVSVNHYSNQQFSQIWFQVQP; from the coding sequence ATGAAGGTGTGGATTGCTGTGTTGATTGTATCATGGGCTTATTGGATATCCATAGTTGAACCATCGTGTTGCATTGCTGTAACAGAAAATGAGCACAAGCTCAAGATTTACACAGTGAGATTCACCACTGAAAGAGCCACCAGGAACTCTTATCTGATGTTTATGAAGGATCTGTACAATGCATTGACAGAGCGTGCAGATAGAAGCGGAGACATACCGATATTGCCTCCCCGATCTGCACAGCCTACTGATCCTCGGCAATATGTCCTGGTAGAGCTCTCAAATGGTTACCAAACTGTCACATTAGCCTTGAATGTCAGTAATGTGTATATCTTGGGTTATCATGCAAGTGCGGGCTCCTATTTCTTTAGTGATGTCCCAAACGATGTACGTAATGCTTTGTTCCCAGGCAGTAGTGGCCTACCCTTTACAGGCAGATATGGGGCACTTGAGGGTGCTGCGGGAGTAGGTGACAGAAGGGAAATCCCTCTGGGAATGAATGAACTACGCCAACATATTGATAACCTGAATTGCATCAACCCTAATAATAACCGTGCCCCTATCGCAAGAGCCCTCATAGTTTGCATCCAGATGGTTTCCGAAGCTGCGCGAATGAGAAACATCCAGCAACAAATACTTGCAGTTGCAGAGCCTCACGCGGATGGCACTTATGGAACGTTTAATCCAGATGGCTTAATGACGGAGTACGAAACCAGCTGGGAGGACATTTCCTCCGCCATTCAATCTGCAACAGATGGAATCTTCGCAAGCGCAGTTCGTTTAGTATATGATGCTCAAGAATTGGTTTTAAGCACCCTGAGGCAAGTTATTTTCATCATTGCATTAATGCCAATGGAATGTAACCCAAGACCTAATTTGCAGTTTTTGCGCATGTCAACCTCAACTTCTTCTTTGAGATCCAGTGGCTTGGTAGATAACAGTGACACTTGTGAAAAAGTGTTAGCACCAACCTCACATATTACTGGACAAAATGGTTTCTGCGTTGATGTATACGAGGGGATCTACCACGATGGAAACAAAGTAATCTTATGGGAATGTGGACAGAACCAAGCCAATCAATTGTGGACATTGACATCAAATGATAACACAATTCGATCTGGCGGAAAATGCTTAACCACTTATGGATACAGCTCCCAAAattatgtgatgatctatgattgCGACACGGCTGTTCCTGATGCCACCAAATGGGAAATCCGCAGTGATGGAACAATAAGAAATCCCAGATCTGGGCTAGTTTTGACGGGAAGTAGAGATAGCTCAGGTATGATTAATTTGGTTGTGGATCATAAGTTTGACGCTTCTAGGCAAACTTTCTATGCCAGCAACAATACAAAGCCAGCAGTGACCACCATTGTCGGTTACAAAGGCATGTGCTTGCTAGCAAGTGGAAGTCGGGTGTGGCTGGAAGACTGCGTGAGCAACGATGCTAAACAACAATGGGCGATATATCCAGATGGGACCATCAGGCCCCAAAAGAATAGAAACGGGTGCCTCAAGTATGCAAACGATTATAGTGGGTTGGTCAACGTGGCTACGTGTGATGGATTTGTTGAGGAACGATGGGTATTTCGAAATGATGGAACCATTTTGCATAAGATGACTGAGATGGTAATGGATGTGCATGATCCTACTGCAACCCTTCTTGAGGTCTCGGTCAATCATTATAGCAATCAACAATTTAGCCAGATTTGGTTTCAGGTGCAAccatga
- the LOC108464506 gene encoding methyltransferase FGSG_00040 — protein sequence MSGAEEQMQQLRSKATELLLREEWRDSIQLYSELIDLCQSQISNTHQHSDPGHLSKLHKSLCVAFSNRAEARSKLQHFTQALNDCDQALQIEATHFRTLICKGKILLCLNRYFNALDCFKAALFDPQGNGNLDIVNGYLEKCKKLEFQSRTGSFDLSDWVLNGFRGKPLELAEYIGPVKVNRSEISGRGLFATKNIDAGTLVLVTKAIAIERGILGGQDSAENAQLFMWKNFINKVKEAVTRCQRTQLLIDMLSTGENEAGLEVPDMSIFRPEIEENGCSNDQKLDMDKILSILDVNSLVEEAVSAKVLGKNSDFYGVGLWILVSFINHSCNPNARRLHVGDYVIVHASRDVKAGEEITFMYFDALSPLEKRVEMSLSWGFNCRCSRCKIEEAVCSKQELREIEIGLEKGVDVGGAVYRLEEGMKRWAVRGKGKGYLRASFWAAYAEVYGSDRSMKRWGRRIPPMEAVVDSVVEVMGSDERLLKVVVEGLKKSGGVVEFERAMKLGRGFYSKVIRKQALRTLLEIGINDKGY from the coding sequence ATGTCCGGCGCTGAAGAGCAAATGCAGCAGCTCAGATCAAAAGCCACTGAGCTTCTCCTCAGAGAAGAATGGCGAGATTCCATTCAACTTTACTCAGAGTTAATCGACCTTTGCCAATCCCAAATTTCAAACACCCATCAACATTCTGACCCTGGTCATCTCTCCAAGCTCCACAAATCCCTCTGTGTTGCCTTCTCTAACCGAGCTGAGGCAAGGTCAAAGCTCCAACATTTCACCCAAGCTCTTAATGATTGCGACCAAGCACTTCAAATCGAAGCTACCCATTTCAGGACATTGATTTGCAAAGGTAAGATCTTGCTTTGTTTGAATAGATATTTCAATGCCTTGGACTGCTTCAAAGCAGCCCTCTTTGATCCTCAGGGTAATGGGAATCTCGATATTGTTAATGGGTATTTAGAGAAATGTAAAAAGCTTGAGTTTCAATCTAGGACAGGAAGTTTCGATCTTTCTGATTGGGTCCTTAATGGGTTCCGAGGAAAACCTCTAGAACTTGCTGAATATATCGGTCCAGTGAAGGTTAACAGGTCTGAGATTAGTGGGCGTGGCTTGTTTGCAACAAAGAATATTGATGCTGGGACTTTGGTTTTAGTCACTAAGGCAATTGCAATTGAAAGGGGTATACTGGGTGGTCAAGATTCAGCTGAAAATGCACAGCTTTTTATGTGGAAGAATTTTATAAATAAAGTTAAGGAAGCTGTCACTAGATGTCAAAGAACACAGCTTCTGATTGATATGCTATCCACAGGTGAAAATGAAGCGGGGCTTGAAGTTCCTGATATGAGTATCTTCAGACCTGAGATTGAAGAAAATGGATGTTCAAATGATCAGAAACTTGATATGGATAAGATATTAAGCATATTGGATGTCAATTCTCTTGTGGAAGAGGCAGTTTCAGCTAAAGTGTTGGGGAAAAACAGTGATTTTTACGGTGTTGGGTTATGGATACTAGTTTCCTTCATCAATCATTCATGCAATCCAAATGCAAGACGTTTGCATGTAGGGGACTATGTTATTGTTCATGCTTCTAGGGATGTCAAGGCTGGTGAAGAGATCACTTTCATGTATTTTGATGCACTTTCTCCATTGGAAAAGCGTGTGGAAATGTCATTGTCATGGGGATTTAACTGCAGATGTAGCCGATGCAAGATCGAGGAAGCTGTTTGTTCCAAGCAAGAGTTGAGGGAGATTGAGATAGGCCTTGAGAAAGGGGTAGATGTAGGTGGTGCAGTTTATAGGTTGGAGGAAGGTATGAAGAGATGGGCAGTGAGGGGAAAAGGGAAGGGCTACTTGAGGGCCTCGTTTTGGGCTGCGTATGCTGAGGTATATGGTTCAGATAGGTCAATGAAACGGTGGGGCAGGCGGATTCCACCAATGGAGGCTGTTGTGGATAGTGTGGTAGAAGTCATGGGAAGTGATGAGAGACTGTTGAAGGTTGTTGTAGAAGGACTGAAGAAGAGTGGTGGTGTGGTGGAATTTGAGAGAGCAATGAAGTTGGGAAGAGGGTTTTATAGCAAAGTAATCAGAAAACAAGCATTGAGGACCCTTCTTGAGATTGGCATTAATGATAAAGGCTATTAG